The genome window AGCGGCTATCATTTTCACCCTTACATTTTCCTTTTTCTTATCAGGTCTCCTTAGTAACTCTGGAGTTTGCGCTGATTATTGTTTCTCACCACTTATGGTTTTGAATTCACAGTTATCGGCCAGGCCTTTTAACAAGCTTTCAAGACAAAGGGTAACATAGATATCCGGTTTTTCCTGTTCGAGGATGGATTCATTCAATTTATATTGCCATTTATCCCAGATAAAGACAGTTCTGGAGAAACTATCTTTGAAATAGGATTGCACATATTGCCCGAATGAATCATGGATGATCAGGATATTTGGCAGCGATGCATCACTCTGTGTATATCCCTTAAAGTATTCTTTGGCTTCAAACTCATCAGGCACCTGGTAGGGGCAGGGCTGAATCAGGCTGGTAGTAACCTTATATTTTGGATTAAAGAAATAGCGACGGTCTCTCATTTCCTTTGCCTTATTGAGAATAACCGCCAGGTTTCCTCCATCCCTCCACATGGTTTGAATATTGTAATCAGACGATTGCTTCATCTTCAGTCCAGGGAAATTATGCCTGATATTCTTCATGATTTCCTGGTATCCTACAAATCCCCCGATATCGTTCCAATGGTTATCAGTAGCCATAAATAATCCTTCAGGGATGCTGTCCTTTGCAGCCAATAAGGCCGGTCTTAAATCAATAACCTTGATGCCGATACTTTTCAGCAGGTCGATGAATTGATCAGTACGACTGATCGTATCTTTCTGTTGAACAAACCAGGGCAGGTATTCAGGGTAAATGGAATATTTTGTCGGACAAATGGCGAAGTAGTAATCGATCCCTTTTTCAGCCAGGTACTTTTTCCGAAAGAGGAAATCAGATTTCACTTTATCCAGGTCTTCCCGGGTGAAAAGATCTGTGCGCTGGTAATTCACCAATTCCTTGGGTACCATAAAGAGGTTGCCCTTTTTCCCAAGGATTACCTGGTCGGGATAAGGACATTTGTTGAATAGGTTCAGGCTCAGGTCGGAATAAACCTTCACCAGCTGATTCCTATAGGCAAAGTGGTCATTATAATAGGCTTCGTAAGCTACCGGAAAGGGGTCGAGAAGGTTTAAACGAAGTACAGGTTTATCACTCAATCTCCTGTTTTCACTATTAGGCATTTCTGGCAACCAGTGAAAAGCCTGCTGCAAAAAAGCAGAGCAGAGAACGAGGGCAAAGAGGACGATCGCTGTGATGCGGGATACCAGTGTCTTGCGGTTCATAATTCTGCTGGTTAGAAACGATAATAAATAAATGGATTGTAAGTTGTCGTAATCAGGTACATGGAACAGATGGCCAGGATGGCAGTGAAAAACAGCACCTGTGCTATTCTGTATGATTCTGCAATCAGCAGAGAGCGTTCTTCCATACGGCTGACCTGTAAATCTATTTTCTTATTGAGCCATACAAGTAATCCTGATGCACTAAGCAGTCCTATCACAAAGAAGAGTATGAATTCTGCATTCATAATCTTACTGAAGGTATAGAGGTTCAGACTGGCGTTACTTTGTCCGAAAAGGGCGGCATAATAGTCCCAGGCATAACCTATGTCTTCTGCTCTGAAAAGTACCCATGCCATCAGGGCTACAAATAAAGTATAAAGATGCTGAAGGGGGCGCCAGAGTTTATCAGGGA of Bacteroidales bacterium contains these proteins:
- a CDS encoding MBOAT family protein, which translates into the protein LQIYFDFSGYSDMAIGLGKMFGFTFMENFNYPYISRSIKEFWRRWHISLSTWFRDYLYVPLGGNRKGNGRTYFNLLFVFFVTGLWHGASWSFVLWGFMHGTFLILERLLSGKFPDKLWRPLQHLYTLFVALMAWVLFRAEDIGYAWDYYAALFGQSNASLNLYTFSKIMNAEFILFFVIGLLSASGLLVWLNKKIDLQVSRMEERSLLIAESYRIAQVLFFTAILAICSMYLITTTYNPFIYYRF